A single region of the Pseudomonadota bacterium genome encodes:
- a CDS encoding 4Fe-4S binding protein, translating into MDWSDEAKEAVLQIPFFVRKRVRKKVEEEATKSGADLVTIEHVRSCQKIFLNKMEDELKGYQLETCFGMGNCPHCVISSEIIVKKLEDILKKRDLKSFLKKRTGGSLKMHHELRVSISDCPSSCSRPQIADIGLIGACIPKITDADCNLCETCIETCKEGAISLYNDRPVIDEKKCLYCGQCIDVCPNNVFEKGKAGYRIQLGGKLGRHPRLAEELTGIFEPDDTLRIVERCLDYYQLHNKKGERFGEILANKGSDELKKILQG; encoded by the coding sequence ATGGATTGGAGCGATGAAGCAAAGGAGGCAGTTTTACAAATACCTTTTTTTGTGAGAAAAAGAGTAAGAAAGAAAGTGGAAGAAGAAGCCACTAAATCCGGTGCTGATTTGGTGACAATAGAACATGTACGTTCATGCCAGAAAATATTTCTTAATAAAATGGAAGATGAACTCAAAGGGTACCAGTTAGAAACATGCTTTGGCATGGGAAACTGTCCGCATTGCGTTATATCTTCCGAAATAATTGTTAAAAAGCTGGAAGATATCTTAAAGAAAAGAGACCTGAAGTCATTTTTAAAAAAAAGGACCGGCGGGTCACTGAAAATGCATCATGAACTAAGAGTTTCCATTTCAGATTGCCCAAGTTCATGTTCGCGTCCCCAGATTGCTGACATCGGGCTTATCGGTGCCTGTATTCCAAAAATAACGGATGCCGATTGTAATTTGTGCGAAACTTGTATAGAAACCTGTAAAGAGGGCGCAATTTCCTTATATAACGACAGGCCGGTAATAGATGAAAAAAAGTGCCTTTACTGCGGGCAGTGTATAGATGTGTGTCCAAACAACGTGTTCGAAAAAGGCAAAGCAGGCTACAGAATTCAACTTGGAGGAAAACTGGGAAGACATCCGAGACTTGCCGAAGAATTGACTGGAATCTTCGAACCTGATGATACATTAAGGATAGTGGAAAGATGCTTAGACTACTATCAGCTGCATAACAAAAAGGGAGAACGGTTTGGTGAAATTCTGGCAAATAAAGGTTCAGATGAATTGAAAAAAATCTTGCAAGGATAA
- a CDS encoding mechanosensitive ion channel → MGEFFQQIFQTIGAYVPNLLGALAILIIGWIGALIIASLSRNIISRTSLGKKLPNWLSVEEDKPIPVEHYISKTIFYLLMLFVLIAFFQALKLTLITEPLNNLLNQIFIYAPRFIGAALLLGVAWVLATVLRFLVTKLLTTIKLDERLSAKIEEEKTIALSNTIANSVYWLIFLLFLPAVLNSLQMQGILEPIRSMLDKMLNFLPNIFTAGLILVIGWFLAKIIRKIVSNLLEAVGVNTLSDKVGLEAVLGKEKLSDLLGLIIYVLILIPILLITLDALMLEAITTPVSNMLYLILKVLPSIFAAILIISISYVIAKLVSKLVTSLLASAGFDKFAINLGIMKESKEDGHKASNIVGYLTLIAILFFAVIEAFEVLGFTQISEIVAKFTIFSGNILLGLIIFGLGLFLANIVSNKILTKETAQLKLTSLITRVAILFIAGAMALQQMGIGSEIVTLAFGLILGAIAIAVAVAFGIGGRDIASKHLQEWSNKLETKE, encoded by the coding sequence ATGGGGGAGTTCTTTCAACAAATTTTTCAAACGATTGGTGCTTATGTGCCAAATCTGCTTGGGGCATTGGCAATACTTATTATTGGCTGGATAGGAGCGTTAATTATTGCTTCTTTATCACGCAACATAATAAGCCGCACTTCTCTGGGTAAAAAATTACCAAACTGGTTATCCGTAGAAGAAGACAAGCCAATACCGGTGGAGCATTATATCTCAAAAACGATCTTTTATCTTTTGATGCTGTTTGTTCTGATTGCTTTTTTTCAGGCGCTTAAACTCACACTTATCACTGAACCTCTAAACAACCTGCTAAATCAAATTTTTATTTACGCTCCAAGATTTATTGGCGCGGCCCTCCTGCTTGGGGTAGCCTGGGTTCTGGCTACTGTTTTACGCTTTCTCGTTACAAAACTTTTAACAACTATTAAACTTGATGAGCGCCTTTCCGCCAAAATAGAAGAAGAAAAAACTATTGCTTTAAGCAATACAATTGCAAATTCGGTTTATTGGCTGATCTTTTTGCTATTTTTGCCTGCTGTTTTGAATTCACTTCAAATGCAGGGCATTCTTGAACCCATACGATCCATGCTGGATAAAATGCTTAACTTTTTACCAAATATATTTACTGCCGGTTTAATATTAGTCATAGGCTGGTTTTTGGCAAAAATTATCCGCAAGATTGTATCCAATTTACTGGAAGCCGTTGGAGTTAATACATTAAGCGATAAAGTCGGACTGGAAGCTGTTTTGGGTAAGGAGAAGTTATCTGATTTATTAGGACTGATTATATATGTTCTGATTTTAATCCCTATCTTACTTATCACGCTGGATGCCCTGATGCTGGAAGCTATTACAACACCGGTAAGCAATATGTTATACTTAATATTAAAAGTCTTGCCAAGCATTTTTGCAGCGATTTTGATAATTTCCATTTCTTATGTAATAGCTAAACTGGTATCAAAATTGGTTACCAGTTTACTGGCCAGTGCCGGATTTGACAAATTTGCAATTAATTTGGGCATTATGAAAGAATCAAAAGAAGATGGCCATAAAGCATCAAATATTGTCGGATACCTAACGCTTATTGCTATTTTATTCTTTGCGGTTATTGAAGCGTTTGAAGTATTAGGTTTTACACAAATTTCAGAAATTGTCGCAAAATTTACGATTTTTTCCGGAAATATATTACTGGGCCTTATAATATTTGGACTTGGTCTTTTTCTTGCCAATATCGTTTCAAATAAAATACTGACAAAAGAAACTGCCCAGCTTAAATTAACTTCTTTGATTACCCGCGTGGCTATCTTGTTTATTGCCGGAGCTATGGCTTTGCAGCAAATGGGCATTGGCTCTGAAATCGTCACTCTTGCTTTTGGATTGATTTTGGGTGCGATTGCAATTGCAGTGGCTGTTGCTTTTGGTATCGGCGGACGTGATATAGCTTCAAAACATTTACAGGAATGGTCTAATAAACTCGAAACAAAAGAATAA
- a CDS encoding isoprenylcysteine carboxylmethyltransferase family protein has protein sequence MITQFENWVQIIVIACLVVFGLGRIIILKIQNVKVLVLDPQMTKTQMINGLVFVACFLMWVFESVTHGLSLNIHIPLALLHTTISNHIVIKILGVIVLILGLLFYISAVLSIGKSWRIGIDRKKSGDLVTTGVFSWSRNPIYVALDLLASGTFLLQGELIFLMLALCIVITLHVQILQEEKFLIQVHGDDYKQYCLKVGRYYKF, from the coding sequence ATGATAACACAATTTGAAAACTGGGTTCAAATTATTGTGATTGCCTGTTTAGTAGTATTCGGGTTGGGACGAATTATTATTTTAAAAATTCAAAACGTAAAAGTACTAGTCCTTGACCCGCAAATGACAAAAACACAAATGATAAACGGGCTTGTTTTTGTTGCCTGCTTTTTAATGTGGGTTTTTGAATCAGTAACTCATGGCTTATCACTTAATATCCATATCCCTTTAGCTTTACTACATACAACAATATCAAATCATATCGTGATAAAAATCCTTGGAGTCATTGTTTTGATACTTGGTTTGTTGTTTTACATTTCAGCGGTTTTATCAATTGGCAAATCATGGCGTATAGGAATAGACAGAAAGAAATCAGGCGACCTTGTGACCACCGGAGTTTTTTCATGGTCGCGTAACCCTATCTATGTTGCCCTTGATTTGCTTGCTTCAGGAACATTTTTACTACAAGGGGAATTGATATTCCTGATGCTTGCCCTTTGTATTGTGATAACTCTTCATGTACAGATTTTACAGGAAGAAAAATTTCTCATTCAAGTACACGGAGATGATTATAAACAATATTGTTTAAAGGTAGGGCGTTATTATAAATTTTAA
- a CDS encoding SDR family NAD(P)-dependent oxidoreductase — MNDFKGKVAVITGAASGIGRGLAEYCAKKEMKIVLADVEEKALSLAESKIKASGADIIAVVTDVSKIEDVQFLAGKTIDTFKKVDLLFNNAGVATGSSIWETTINDCKWVIDVNLWGVIYCIHEFVPIMLGQKTPCHIINTASITGLVTYHPSAIYQLSKHAIVALSEQLLHDLEIRETNIKVSVICPGFVNTNILNAERNRPDKYSNESSGTSQNSEPDETKQAFRGMMKLGMPPAILAKIVFKAIEEDKFYIFTNPEMKALVQKRMDGIMKERKPAFPPV, encoded by the coding sequence ATGAATGATTTTAAAGGTAAAGTTGCCGTAATCACAGGTGCTGCAAGCGGGATAGGCCGAGGTCTTGCTGAATATTGCGCTAAAAAAGAAATGAAAATTGTTTTAGCCGATGTGGAAGAAAAAGCATTATCCCTGGCTGAATCCAAAATTAAGGCAAGCGGGGCTGATATAATCGCCGTTGTTACAGATGTTTCAAAAATAGAAGATGTACAGTTTTTGGCAGGAAAAACGATTGATACATTTAAAAAAGTTGATCTATTGTTCAACAATGCAGGAGTTGCAACCGGTTCTTCAATCTGGGAAACTACAATCAATGATTGCAAATGGGTTATTGATGTAAATCTGTGGGGTGTTATTTACTGCATTCACGAGTTTGTTCCCATTATGCTTGGCCAGAAAACACCATGCCATATTATAAACACAGCATCAATTACAGGACTTGTTACTTACCATCCGTCAGCAATTTATCAACTTAGCAAACATGCAATAGTAGCACTTTCGGAGCAACTCCTTCATGACTTGGAAATCAGAGAAACAAACATAAAAGTCTCCGTAATTTGTCCAGGGTTTGTAAATACGAACATCTTAAATGCCGAACGTAATCGGCCTGATAAATATTCAAATGAATCATCCGGCACTTCTCAAAATTCCGAACCTGACGAGACGAAACAAGCCTTCCGGGGCATGATGAAATTAGGAATGCCACCGGCAATTCTTGCCAAAATCGTATTTAAGGCAATTGAAGAGGATAAATTTTACATTTTTACCAATCCGGAAATGAAAGCATTGGTTCAAAAAAGAATGGATGGAATTATGAAAGAGCGCAAACCGGCTTTTCCTCCCGTGTAG
- a CDS encoding DUF4345 domain-containing protein yields MIKKTILGLNSLMFIAFGFGFIIDPVSFTPLFLGVSAPQGDLLVDMRATYGGFSLCVGLLMLFGVIKEKYFKASVFVAFLSAFSVFVGRSVGMATTGEVGQMMYQSLVLELFLSVFFGAMFFSGK; encoded by the coding sequence ATGATTAAAAAAACCATTCTCGGGCTCAATTCTCTTATGTTTATTGCTTTTGGATTTGGGTTTATTATTGATCCGGTGAGTTTTACACCTTTATTTCTGGGTGTTTCTGCTCCGCAGGGAGATCTTCTTGTTGATATGAGAGCAACATATGGAGGGTTTTCTTTGTGTGTTGGTTTGCTTATGCTTTTTGGTGTCATTAAGGAGAAATATTTTAAGGCGAGCGTTTTTGTTGCATTTTTGTCGGCTTTCTCTGTTTTTGTTGGGCGGTCTGTTGGTATGGCAACTACTGGTGAGGTTGGTCAAATGATGTATCAGTCACTGGTCCTGGAGTTATTTCTAAGTGTTTTTTTTGGTGCGATGTTTTTTTCTGGAAAATAG
- a CDS encoding citrate/2-methylcitrate synthase: MKDVLEKIQEIINNIAKEAYQDTKEEPPPQFGGKPKWPIKCTVGPGLEGAIACESKIGYVNGAKGWLVYRGYNIFDLCANSTFEEVSYLLLHGDLPKQTELDQYKKKLFEYSHLNKTLRQLMGFPVEEMSAMGALRLGADLMRQELTSYDRVDDRPKTIDAISSDEDSFAMETPPKGAKHATFEFKIHKSKQRRKRVFARETALESCYHLIAGVSTIIGAVSRIHHSSMPLEPRSDLSFAGNLLYMITGKDPSPVEEKIMDISLILHADHGMNASTFSTMVVASTLADIYFAVGSGIAALSGALHGGANEAVINSLKEIGSVENVKPWVEKRLSKKKKISGFGHRVYKAYDPRARVLGPLADLLVKEKPEFTHLYQVAQELEKTAMAAMGKEKKIFPNVDFYSGIIYTFLGIDDELFTPLFAASRVAGWTSRVFEYVENNRIFRPRAVYVGDFDQTYKSIEKR, encoded by the coding sequence ATGAAGGATGTCTTAGAAAAAATTCAGGAAATAATTAACAATATCGCCAAAGAAGCTTATCAGGACACAAAGGAAGAACCTCCACCACAGTTTGGCGGTAAGCCCAAATGGCCAATTAAATGTACCGTCGGGCCCGGACTGGAAGGCGCGATCGCCTGTGAAAGCAAAATAGGTTATGTAAACGGTGCCAAGGGCTGGCTCGTATACAGAGGATATAATATTTTCGATCTGTGCGCCAATTCAACGTTTGAAGAAGTCTCCTATCTGCTGCTGCACGGGGATTTACCTAAACAAACAGAACTGGACCAATACAAGAAAAAGTTGTTTGAATATTCCCACCTGAACAAAACCTTAAGGCAACTAATGGGATTCCCAGTGGAAGAAATGAGTGCCATGGGGGCATTGCGGCTTGGAGCTGATCTTATGCGACAGGAGCTTACCAGCTATGACCGGGTTGATGACCGTCCAAAAACAATTGATGCCATTAGCTCAGATGAAGACTCTTTTGCCATGGAAACTCCGCCTAAAGGAGCCAAACATGCAACCTTTGAGTTTAAAATTCATAAATCAAAACAGCGGCGCAAAAGGGTCTTTGCTCGTGAAACAGCCCTGGAGTCCTGTTACCATCTCATTGCCGGCGTCTCAACGATTATAGGAGCTGTTTCCAGGATTCATCACAGTAGTATGCCGTTGGAACCCAGATCGGACTTAAGCTTTGCAGGTAACCTGCTCTATATGATCACCGGAAAAGATCCCTCTCCTGTTGAAGAAAAAATCATGGATATTTCACTGATCCTGCATGCTGATCATGGTATGAACGCAAGTACATTTTCTACAATGGTGGTTGCTTCAACACTGGCGGATATCTATTTTGCAGTTGGATCCGGCATAGCTGCATTGAGTGGCGCTTTACACGGGGGCGCAAACGAAGCGGTTATCAATAGCTTAAAAGAGATAGGTTCCGTTGAAAACGTCAAACCATGGGTTGAAAAAAGACTCTCCAAAAAAAAGAAAATCAGCGGCTTTGGGCACCGCGTGTATAAAGCTTACGACCCGAGAGCCAGAGTATTAGGCCCGCTGGCAGATCTGCTGGTCAAGGAAAAACCGGAATTTACCCACCTATATCAAGTTGCTCAAGAACTCGAAAAAACAGCGATGGCGGCCATGGGAAAAGAAAAGAAGATTTTCCCTAATGTCGACTTTTATTCAGGAATTATTTACACCTTCCTGGGTATCGATGACGAGCTGTTCACCCCGCTCTTTGCAGCCAGCCGCGTAGCCGGATGGACATCGCGAGTGTTTGAATATGTTGAGAACAATAGAATTTTCAGACCTCGAGCTGTTTATGTTGGCGACTTTGATCAGACGTATAAATCGATTGAAAAACGATAA
- a CDS encoding type II toxin-antitoxin system HicB family antitoxin, translated as MMEYKGYFGKVDFDDEANVFHGEVINLRDVITFEGETVDELRAAFVDSVEDYLAFCNERGEEPDKTYSGKFLVRVEPELHKTLVVQARKNGKSLNTLVNDALLKVVKNRNQQVIQD; from the coding sequence ATGATGGAATATAAAGGATATTTTGGTAAGGTCGATTTTGATGATGAGGCCAATGTTTTTCATGGAGAAGTCATCAATTTACGGGATGTGATAACCTTTGAAGGTGAAACCGTTGATGAATTGCGGGCCGCATTTGTTGATTCTGTAGAAGATTACCTTGCGTTTTGTAATGAACGCGGTGAAGAACCGGACAAAACTTATTCCGGTAAATTTTTAGTTCGTGTTGAACCAGAGCTTCATAAAACACTTGTTGTCCAGGCACGTAAAAATGGCAAGAGCCTAAACACATTGGTTAACGATGCACTTCTAAAAGTTGTAAAAAACCGCAACCAACAAGTCATTCAAGATTGA
- a CDS encoding type II toxin-antitoxin system HicA family toxin, whose translation MNKKQRQTLDRIFEKPERSDISWANIEALFVSLGAEISEGSGSRVRVALNDVRAVFHRPHPEKVTNKGAVKSVRRFLQEAGVRP comes from the coding sequence ATGAATAAAAAGCAACGGCAAACCCTTGATAGAATATTTGAAAAGCCGGAACGTTCAGATATTTCCTGGGCAAATATTGAGGCGCTTTTTGTTTCTCTTGGTGCTGAAATTTCAGAGGGTAGTGGTTCCCGTGTCAGGGTGGCTTTAAATGATGTAAGGGCCGTTTTTCATCGACCACATCCGGAAAAAGTCACAAACAAGGGTGCCGTTAAATCTGTAAGAAGGTTCCTGCAAGAAGCTGGGGTAAGACCATGA
- a CDS encoding pyridoxal phosphate-dependent aminotransferase, protein MSIAKNIENIIAKSSWIRKMFEEGTRLKAEHGEENVFDFSLGNPNIEPPEDFRKILVDTVNSLGHGDHGYMPNAGYPHVCKAVADYLCKEQGILIEANNVVMTCGAAGALNVILRTILDPGDEVITPAPYFVEYGFYAANHGGALTTVPTKNDFTIDINAISSAITYKTKAVLINSPNNPTGQVYSEKSLIELGKLLTEKSKKFDRTIYLLSDEPYRKISYDGIKIPSIFKCYNESIIATSYSKDFSIPGERIGFAAINPAATCKNELYGGMALAIRILGFVNAPALMQRVVALMQGKSVDVSIYAKKRELLCNGLSECGYEFIKPSGAFYLFPKSPIEDDVKFIRALQDELILAVPGSGFSGPGYFRIAFCVSDDTIINSLPGFKKVMDKFRS, encoded by the coding sequence ATGTCTATAGCAAAAAATATTGAAAATATAATTGCAAAATCATCCTGGATCAGAAAGATGTTTGAAGAAGGAACCCGCCTTAAGGCAGAGCATGGAGAAGAAAATGTATTTGATTTCAGTCTCGGCAATCCGAATATTGAGCCGCCCGAAGATTTCAGAAAAATACTTGTAGATACGGTTAATTCTTTAGGCCATGGGGATCATGGGTATATGCCTAATGCAGGTTACCCGCATGTTTGCAAAGCTGTGGCCGATTATCTTTGTAAAGAACAGGGCATTTTGATAGAAGCCAACAATGTTGTCATGACTTGCGGCGCTGCCGGTGCATTAAATGTAATATTAAGAACCATCCTTGATCCGGGAGATGAAGTTATTACACCTGCTCCTTATTTTGTGGAATATGGCTTTTATGCCGCAAACCATGGTGGAGCTTTAACAACGGTTCCTACGAAAAACGATTTTACCATAGATATCAATGCAATTTCATCAGCAATTACTTATAAAACAAAAGCTGTTTTGATAAATTCTCCGAATAACCCCACAGGACAGGTTTATTCCGAAAAAAGTCTGATCGAGCTTGGCAAACTGTTAACAGAAAAAAGCAAGAAATTCGACAGAACTATTTATCTTTTATCTGATGAGCCGTATCGGAAAATCAGTTATGATGGAATTAAAATACCAAGTATTTTTAAATGTTACAACGAAAGCATAATTGCAACTTCGTATTCAAAGGATTTTTCGATACCCGGCGAACGTATAGGCTTTGCAGCAATAAATCCTGCCGCTACATGTAAGAATGAGCTTTATGGCGGAATGGCGCTTGCAATCAGAATACTTGGTTTTGTTAATGCCCCTGCTCTTATGCAGCGCGTTGTGGCTTTAATGCAGGGAAAGAGCGTTGATGTTTCAATTTACGCCAAAAAGAGAGAGCTTTTATGCAATGGTTTGTCAGAGTGCGGATATGAATTTATAAAACCATCGGGCGCATTCTACCTTTTCCCCAAAAGCCCTATAGAAGATGATGTGAAATTTATCAGAGCGCTTCAGGATGAACTGATTCTTGCTGTCCCGGGCAGCGGGTTTTCGGGACCGGGATATTTCAGGATCGCATTTTGTGTTTCTGATGATACTATTATAAATTCATTGCCGGGCTTTAAAAAGGTTATGGATAAATTCAGGAGTTAA
- a CDS encoding DNA-binding protein: MKYSEARQGRVFVMRLEDGDIVHEEIEKFAVEKSIKAAAIIIIGGADEGSKLVVGPEKGRAKPVNPMEHILDNVHEVSGTGTLFPDEDGKPMIHMHMACGRNTDTVTGCIRRGVKVWQIMEVIIFELIDAKGSRIFDPDLGFKLLVP, from the coding sequence ATGAAATATTCGGAAGCAAGACAGGGCCGGGTTTTTGTAATGCGCTTGGAAGATGGAGATATAGTACACGAAGAAATTGAAAAATTTGCTGTAGAAAAATCCATAAAAGCTGCTGCAATAATCATTATAGGTGGTGCGGATGAAGGCAGTAAACTTGTTGTAGGGCCCGAAAAGGGCAGGGCAAAACCGGTAAATCCCATGGAGCATATTCTTGATAATGTCCATGAAGTTTCTGGCACTGGAACCCTGTTTCCGGATGAAGACGGAAAACCAATGATACATATGCATATGGCCTGCGGAAGAAATACCGATACCGTAACCGGCTGTATTCGCAGAGGAGTAAAAGTATGGCAGATTATGGAAGTTATTATATTTGAACTTATTGATGCTAAAGGATCACGGATTTTTGATCCGGACCTTGGGTTTAAATTGCTGGTCCCTTAA